The following are encoded together in the Flavihumibacter fluvii genome:
- a CDS encoding NAD(P)/FAD-dependent oxidoreductase, which produces MVQTDTLIIGQGLCGTWLSYWLEKAGREFIIIDEDRPMSSSRIASGVINPVTGRALAETWLAQFLLDFCTDTYTEIGGELGIECIKSVDVLHSFPTAQMRDAFNKRLPDLGQYLSPVTDNEQWAAIFDMPFGLGSIHPALLIDLNHLLKKWQQRLRGKGILYNQYFDIAALSLANGKVEYKDIKANRIIFCDGVNSLNYPYFSRLPFAPNKGEALLLRIEGLSPDHIYKKGLSLVPYPHANQRTDAAYFWAGSTYDNEYTDEQPSEAFRKRTIHQVSNWLKLPFTAEDHWAGIRPANIERRPFVGMHPQQPQVGILNGMGTKGCSLAPWMAKQLADHLVNGSMIEAEAGLGRFSRILSVV; this is translated from the coding sequence ATGGTACAAACGGATACGCTCATAATCGGGCAGGGACTGTGCGGAACATGGCTGAGTTATTGGTTGGAAAAAGCGGGCCGGGAATTCATCATCATTGATGAAGACAGGCCGATGAGTTCATCCCGCATTGCTTCAGGAGTGATCAATCCTGTAACCGGGAGAGCCCTGGCAGAAACCTGGCTGGCTCAATTTCTATTAGATTTCTGCACGGACACCTATACTGAAATCGGCGGGGAGCTGGGTATCGAATGCATCAAAAGCGTTGATGTTTTACATAGTTTCCCGACGGCACAAATGCGGGATGCCTTTAACAAAAGATTGCCCGATTTAGGCCAATACCTCAGTCCGGTTACAGATAATGAACAATGGGCAGCAATTTTTGATATGCCTTTTGGATTAGGCAGTATCCATCCGGCTTTGCTGATCGACCTGAATCACCTGCTCAAAAAATGGCAGCAGCGGCTCCGGGGAAAAGGTATACTGTACAATCAATACTTTGATATTGCAGCATTGTCACTGGCGAACGGGAAAGTGGAATATAAAGACATCAAGGCCAACCGTATTATTTTTTGTGATGGGGTAAACAGCCTGAACTATCCATACTTCAGCCGGTTACCATTTGCGCCAAATAAAGGCGAGGCACTATTGTTAAGAATAGAGGGCCTCTCCCCCGATCATATTTACAAAAAAGGATTGTCGCTGGTACCCTACCCGCATGCTAACCAGCGAACAGATGCAGCCTATTTTTGGGCTGGCTCTACCTACGATAATGAATACACTGATGAGCAGCCGAGTGAAGCATTTCGAAAAAGGACCATCCACCAGGTCAGCAACTGGCTGAAACTGCCCTTTACGGCAGAAGACCACTGGGCAGGGATCCGTCCGGCTAATATCGAGCGCCGCCCATTTGTTGGCATGCATCCGCAGCAGCCACAGGTGGGCATCCTGAATGGTATGGGGACCAAGGGCTGCTCGCTGGCGCCATGGATGGCCAAACAACTGGCTGACCACCTGGTGAACGGCAGTATGATTGAGGCAGAAGCCGGACTGGGCAGGTTTTCCCGGATTTTATCGGTGGTATAA
- a CDS encoding alpha-2-macroglobulin family protein — protein sequence MRQTTGILIFFFISVFFSSAIYAQNMKPANYTSWWTRIDSLVQKKGLYRSALTEVNKLYKKAVAEKQEAQQIKALVYRMELQEQLEEFSDTLVIAAYKKASASTKGATSAIFHSLLADYYNTYYNNHRWELYDQTATRNYQKENIRSWGVADFHEAISNEFTAALKEATVLQHTDLTRFDPVIEKGNVRQLRPTLYDLIAWKALDYYMQGREGENLAEDAFTLQSEKLLAPAAEFSQHRFKAEQPGDHYFKAVQLYQDILKFHLSDKNPAALLDADLSRISYMHDNGIMAGKKSAYQKALEDIHKRYEGTAGADQAAYLLARSYMDKEPADYVRALAICEKVTLTKKDSEGYANCYNLLQEIRQPSLDLTIEKVNLPGQPFRSLTGWRNLQAVHFRLVRINEGLRKSLFEDGRYFDTAEWQLLLKENPIKAWEQNLPSTNDYQKHSVELKVDGLPIGEYILLAGSNNDFNLDNTHLAAARFHVSNISYVKRGNDFFFLHRASGQPLAKAGVQTWLRQYDYQTRKNIPAKGSRYITSEEGYLHFNDLQKSSNLLLEVNYKDDRLFLEDEEYLYMYSPTAEKSKKQAIEALKYARVFFFTDRSIYRPGQTLYFKGIAITRDADSKKNKVYAGIPTVVNLYNANGEKIDSVKVFTNLYGSYSGSFNIPETGLTGGFRLEDPMLHGQAGFRVEEYKRPKFFVEYEQQKGTYRVNDSVTVKGFAKAYAGNVINGASLTYRVTRNARFLYPWRAYWKPMPKRASQEITHGKLVTAADGSFSIPFLAIPDEQLDKSTDPVFDYEVSVDVTDLNGETRSASTIIPVSYKALQVKIGIPAQVMALDSFRQFSITTQNISGSFEAAKVNVSILPLLSPGRLVRNRLWAKPDQYIFTEKEFVQYFPNDEYATEADPASWKTGTEIWNTTITTAVSGKLPVDLNKPGAGWYKVIATTVDRYGDTVKDFATVYLVDTRARQLPVPAYLTTLQDKQVLQPGETAHITLGSSAGKVYVIQQRENASYDPLTASQVSFSGKFTIQGLDNSILNESLTATEGDRGGMAWMHFFVKDNRFYSVQHGIAVPWLNMELDIEVSSYRDKTLPGSEEKWSVRIKGNKGEKVAAELLTSMYDASLDQFAPHQWSLPSLWPLYWNRENWEANVCFTNVGSINNAPVPDLAEVKEKDYDELITARNQGFERSMLYEKSRITMAAPMADDSKKEVIVSAYSTKKKGAPGDGEKNNEEITGSKIVEPVPLSNSGTATRKDFRETAFFFPQLQADTEGQYTFSFTMPEALTTWKWQILAHSADLSMGTLQKTILTQKELMVQPNMPRFLREGDRLEVTTKVVNLSDKEMTGQAELQLIDATTNQPIDGWFNNFFPNQYFTVAAGSSEVVKFPVEVPFLFDKVLTYKIIARSGNFSDGEEAVLPVLSNRQLVTESLPFYINGSGIKNYDFKKLTQSGGSETLSNRSLTVEYTSNPAWYAVQALTYLADYPYECAEQSFNRLYGNLLAASIVDRLPRIRSILEQWNTKDTSALLSNLQKNQGLKQVLLEETPWVLAAKSEAAQKRNIAQLFNLVQLAANRSKLAAQLVELQAPNGGFSWFKGGPDDRYITQYIVTGIGHLKQLGVLPKDLPQLMQIVDKALPYLDARIKEDYDRRDKKTTTVNHLNYYAVQYHYMRSFFPEKGIAGTILPAANHYRKEIQQNWIKGNRMARGMIALALFRTGDKFTAESILKSLEQSAIIHDELGMYWKDNVAAYYWQDAPIETQALLIEAFSAIRGNDKTVGALKTWLLRNKQTNHWTSTKSTADACYALLLKGDNWLEAEPVVSVQLGTNTTVRADKTEAGSGYYQKQIPGTGVFPEMGKITLNVQQAQGANTQQPVWGAVYWQYFESLEKITASAGPLRLKKQVMVQKASKAGPVLEPVGEGATLQVGDKVTVRIELTTDRSMEYVHVKDMRASSLEPVSVLSSYKWQGGLGYYESTRDASTNFFISYLPKGTYVMEYGLFVSHAGVFSNGISTVQCMYAPEFTSHSEGIKISVE from the coding sequence ATGCGCCAGACAACCGGCATTCTTATTTTCTTTTTTATCTCCGTATTCTTTTCATCCGCTATATATGCCCAAAACATGAAGCCCGCCAATTATACGAGCTGGTGGACCAGGATAGATTCGCTAGTCCAGAAAAAAGGGCTCTACCGGTCTGCCCTGACCGAAGTGAACAAATTATATAAAAAGGCAGTAGCCGAAAAACAAGAGGCCCAGCAGATTAAGGCGCTGGTATACAGGATGGAATTACAGGAGCAATTAGAAGAGTTCAGTGACACCCTGGTCATAGCTGCTTATAAAAAAGCCAGTGCATCCACCAAAGGGGCAACCAGTGCTATTTTCCACAGCCTGCTGGCAGATTATTACAATACGTATTACAATAACCATCGCTGGGAACTCTATGACCAGACAGCCACGCGGAATTACCAGAAGGAAAATATCCGTTCATGGGGCGTGGCCGATTTTCATGAAGCCATCAGCAACGAATTTACCGCCGCGCTAAAAGAGGCGACTGTATTACAGCATACCGACCTGACCAGGTTTGACCCGGTAATTGAAAAAGGGAATGTACGGCAGTTAAGGCCGACACTATATGATTTGATCGCCTGGAAAGCATTGGATTATTACATGCAAGGAAGGGAGGGTGAAAACCTGGCTGAAGATGCATTCACTTTGCAGTCCGAAAAATTACTGGCACCAGCCGCAGAATTTTCGCAGCACAGGTTTAAGGCAGAGCAACCAGGTGACCACTATTTCAAAGCGGTCCAACTATACCAGGATATCCTGAAATTCCACCTGTCCGATAAAAATCCGGCGGCCCTGCTGGATGCTGACCTGAGCCGTATAAGTTATATGCATGACAATGGTATAATGGCCGGGAAAAAATCCGCTTACCAAAAAGCGCTGGAAGATATTCACAAAAGGTATGAAGGAACCGCAGGTGCCGACCAGGCAGCTTATTTACTGGCCCGTTCTTATATGGACAAGGAACCAGCTGATTATGTCCGCGCTTTAGCCATATGTGAAAAAGTAACCCTTACTAAAAAAGACAGTGAAGGTTATGCCAATTGTTATAACCTGTTACAGGAGATCAGGCAGCCCAGCCTGGACCTGACCATTGAAAAAGTGAACCTGCCTGGACAACCCTTCCGCAGCCTCACAGGATGGCGAAATTTACAAGCAGTGCATTTCAGGCTGGTAAGGATCAATGAGGGCCTAAGGAAATCATTGTTTGAGGACGGCCGCTACTTTGATACAGCGGAATGGCAATTGCTACTGAAAGAAAATCCGATAAAGGCGTGGGAGCAAAACCTACCTTCCACCAACGATTACCAAAAGCATAGCGTTGAGCTCAAAGTGGATGGTTTACCAATTGGGGAATATATTTTATTGGCCGGCAGCAACAATGATTTTAACCTGGACAATACCCACCTGGCAGCCGCCCGATTTCATGTATCCAATATCAGTTATGTAAAACGCGGGAATGATTTTTTCTTCCTGCACCGTGCATCCGGGCAGCCACTGGCAAAAGCCGGGGTGCAAACCTGGTTGCGGCAATATGATTACCAGACGCGGAAAAATATTCCTGCCAAAGGCAGCAGGTATATCACCAGCGAGGAAGGCTACCTGCATTTCAATGACCTGCAAAAAAGCAGCAACCTTTTACTGGAGGTCAATTATAAAGATGACCGGCTGTTCCTGGAGGATGAAGAATACTTATATATGTATTCGCCAACTGCGGAGAAATCAAAAAAACAAGCCATCGAAGCATTAAAGTATGCGAGGGTATTTTTTTTCACTGACAGAAGTATTTACCGTCCGGGGCAAACCCTGTATTTTAAAGGCATTGCAATAACCAGGGATGCAGACAGCAAGAAAAATAAAGTATACGCAGGGATACCAACCGTAGTGAACCTTTACAATGCCAATGGAGAAAAGATTGATTCAGTAAAAGTATTTACCAACCTGTATGGATCTTATAGCGGCAGTTTTAACATCCCGGAAACCGGCCTTACCGGTGGGTTCCGGCTGGAAGACCCCATGTTGCATGGCCAGGCCGGGTTCAGGGTGGAGGAATATAAACGACCGAAGTTTTTTGTGGAATATGAGCAGCAGAAAGGCACCTACCGGGTAAATGACAGTGTAACTGTAAAAGGATTTGCCAAAGCCTATGCAGGTAATGTGATCAATGGGGCCAGCCTCACCTACAGGGTCACCCGAAATGCAAGGTTTTTGTATCCGTGGCGGGCATACTGGAAGCCCATGCCCAAGAGAGCTTCCCAGGAGATTACCCATGGCAAACTGGTGACTGCTGCAGATGGCAGTTTCAGTATCCCCTTCCTGGCTATTCCCGATGAACAACTCGATAAAAGCACTGATCCGGTGTTTGATTATGAAGTCAGTGTGGATGTGACGGACCTGAATGGGGAGACCCGCAGCGCCAGCACAATCATCCCGGTTTCCTATAAAGCCCTGCAGGTGAAAATCGGTATCCCTGCACAAGTGATGGCCCTGGATAGTTTCAGGCAGTTCAGTATCACCACCCAAAATATCAGTGGCAGTTTTGAAGCAGCGAAAGTCAATGTATCAATCCTTCCCTTGTTATCACCCGGCAGGCTGGTGCGCAACAGGCTGTGGGCAAAGCCAGATCAATATATATTCACTGAAAAAGAATTTGTACAATACTTCCCGAATGATGAATATGCAACGGAAGCTGATCCGGCAAGCTGGAAAACAGGTACGGAAATATGGAATACGACCATCACCACAGCAGTTTCAGGCAAATTGCCTGTAGATCTTAATAAACCAGGTGCGGGTTGGTATAAGGTAATAGCCACTACTGTTGACCGTTATGGTGATACTGTAAAGGATTTTGCCACTGTTTACCTCGTGGATACCAGGGCCAGGCAATTGCCGGTTCCCGCCTATTTAACGACCCTGCAGGACAAGCAGGTTTTGCAACCTGGCGAAACGGCCCATATCACCCTGGGCAGCAGTGCCGGCAAGGTATACGTCATCCAACAAAGAGAAAACGCCAGCTACGACCCGTTGACAGCATCACAGGTATCCTTTTCCGGAAAGTTTACCATACAGGGTCTTGATAATTCTATCCTTAACGAATCACTCACTGCAACGGAAGGTGATCGGGGTGGTATGGCCTGGATGCATTTTTTCGTAAAAGACAATCGTTTCTATTCCGTGCAGCATGGTATTGCCGTACCCTGGCTGAATATGGAACTCGATATTGAAGTAAGTAGTTACCGCGATAAGACCCTACCGGGAAGTGAGGAAAAATGGTCGGTCCGCATCAAAGGGAATAAAGGTGAAAAAGTAGCAGCTGAATTACTGACCAGTATGTATGATGCTTCGCTTGACCAGTTTGCTCCCCACCAATGGAGCCTGCCTTCGCTTTGGCCATTATATTGGAACCGGGAAAACTGGGAAGCGAATGTTTGTTTTACTAATGTGGGATCAATAAACAATGCTCCGGTGCCAGATTTGGCAGAAGTAAAAGAAAAGGATTATGATGAATTGATTACAGCCAGGAACCAGGGATTTGAAAGAAGCATGTTGTATGAAAAATCAAGAATAACGATGGCAGCACCAATGGCTGATGATTCAAAAAAAGAAGTAATAGTAAGCGCCTATTCCACTAAGAAAAAGGGCGCTCCGGGAGACGGAGAAAAAAATAATGAAGAAATAACTGGCAGCAAAATAGTAGAACCAGTCCCTTTATCAAATTCCGGCACAGCTACCCGCAAAGACTTCCGGGAGACAGCTTTCTTCTTCCCGCAATTGCAAGCCGATACTGAAGGCCAATATACCTTCAGCTTCACCATGCCTGAAGCGCTCACGACCTGGAAATGGCAAATATTAGCGCATAGCGCTGACCTCTCCATGGGTACCCTGCAAAAAACTATCCTCACGCAAAAAGAGTTGATGGTGCAACCGAATATGCCACGGTTCCTGCGAGAAGGTGATCGCCTCGAAGTCACCACCAAGGTGGTGAACCTGAGTGACAAGGAGATGACCGGGCAAGCAGAATTACAGCTCATTGACGCCACCACCAACCAACCGATCGATGGCTGGTTCAATAATTTCTTTCCCAACCAGTATTTTACCGTAGCAGCAGGCAGCAGTGAGGTGGTGAAATTCCCGGTTGAAGTGCCTTTCCTTTTTGATAAAGTGTTAACCTATAAGATCATTGCCCGCTCAGGAAATTTCAGTGATGGCGAAGAAGCGGTACTTCCTGTTCTCAGTAACCGGCAACTGGTCACTGAGTCCCTCCCCTTCTATATTAATGGCAGTGGCATTAAAAACTATGACTTTAAAAAACTAACCCAAAGCGGTGGCAGTGAAACATTAAGTAACCGGTCGCTCACTGTAGAATATACTTCAAACCCGGCCTGGTATGCCGTGCAGGCACTCACGTACCTGGCCGATTATCCGTATGAATGCGCAGAACAAAGTTTCAACCGTTTGTATGGCAACCTGCTGGCAGCAAGCATCGTAGACCGGCTGCCCAGGATCAGATCGATCCTTGAGCAATGGAATACAAAAGACACAAGTGCCCTGCTCAGCAACCTCCAGAAGAACCAGGGTTTAAAACAAGTGCTGCTGGAAGAAACACCCTGGGTATTGGCCGCAAAATCAGAAGCCGCGCAAAAAAGGAATATCGCACAGTTATTCAATCTTGTGCAACTGGCTGCCAACCGCAGTAAGCTTGCAGCCCAACTGGTTGAGCTGCAAGCCCCGAATGGTGGATTCAGTTGGTTTAAGGGTGGTCCAGATGACCGCTATATCACCCAATACATCGTAACGGGCATAGGACACCTGAAACAGTTAGGTGTGCTTCCGAAGGACCTGCCACAACTGATGCAGATCGTGGATAAAGCCCTTCCTTACCTCGATGCACGCATCAAAGAAGACTATGACAGGCGCGATAAAAAAACCACCACTGTTAATCACCTGAATTATTATGCTGTGCAGTACCATTATATGCGCAGCTTCTTTCCTGAGAAAGGCATAGCCGGAACAATCCTGCCTGCAGCTAACCATTACCGTAAAGAAATCCAGCAAAACTGGATCAAGGGAAATCGTATGGCCAGGGGTATGATAGCGTTGGCCTTGTTCCGCACAGGAGATAAATTCACTGCTGAAAGTATTTTGAAATCCCTGGAGCAAAGCGCCATCATACATGATGAACTGGGAATGTACTGGAAAGACAATGTTGCTGCATATTACTGGCAGGATGCGCCAATTGAAACGCAGGCCTTACTGATTGAAGCGTTCAGTGCAATACGTGGGAATGACAAAACCGTTGGCGCATTAAAAACCTGGCTATTACGCAACAAACAAACCAATCACTGGACCTCCACAAAATCGACTGCAGATGCCTGTTATGCGCTTTTACTGAAAGGCGATAACTGGCTGGAAGCCGAGCCTGTGGTGAGTGTACAGTTAGGTACCAACACTACCGTCCGCGCAGATAAAACTGAAGCCGGAAGCGGGTATTACCAGAAGCAAATCCCGGGCACCGGTGTGTTTCCTGAAATGGGAAAAATCACCTTGAATGTGCAGCAGGCCCAGGGAGCTAACACACAACAACCAGTCTGGGGAGCGGTGTACTGGCAATATTTTGAGAGCCTGGAAAAGATCACAGCATCGGCAGGCCCATTACGATTAAAAAAACAAGTGATGGTGCAAAAAGCTTCCAAGGCCGGTCCGGTTTTGGAGCCGGTTGGTGAAGGCGCTACCTTGCAGGTGGGTGATAAGGTTACCGTGCGGATTGAATTAACAACAGACCGGTCCATGGAATATGTACATGTGAAAGATATGCGCGCCAGTTCACTGGAACCGGTAAGTGTATTAAGTAGTTATAAGTGGCAGGGTGGATTGGGCTATTATGAAAGTACTCGTGATGCCAGCACGAATTTTTTCATCAGCTATTTACCAAAGGGAACCTATGTGATGGAATATGGATTGTTTGTTTCACATGCAGGAGTATTCAGCAATGGCATCAGTACCGTTCAGTGTATGTATGCACCCGAGTTCACCAGTCATTCAGAAGGCATTAAAATCAGTGTGGAATAA
- a CDS encoding T9SS type A sorting domain-containing protein, with product MKRIFTVFICFFSIQLLQAQTLNDYRTSNVGSVTVTMEDISGWERYNGTTWVAATVTPAAFNFANDNEITIETGDTWSMNSNVNFTSNNNYTIIVRGGILSGGGGSPFDFDYGSGLSTVRIERSTNPSFGNWFENHNFKNLVLVGNGTNNFTFGGTGLTIANALTITNTDLSVTDFNLNTSNLTITASGNITITDDQTLTNSTLNVTFSGNNRTFNIGNSSTTDAFTMAGATGSTLNVAFSGTGGVMNIVSDDVDMTNSTINFTGTGAILNQTGDAPGAGAGAAELNIDNSSINLNSPGQDFNVQGSINLQSNSSITLLSDGGDLILNAGTAIFNAGTAGYIQLGPTSDVSRPQNQNSTFIYPIGSAANYLPVTVNSANSGGTRTFTVAVFEGATTNAQPGGPLTYKAPIVDAIWDVQVSGAAAKLVQLTFGWEAPLEGSVFNTLPDGQLGFGRYTTSWAAAVAGAGNNTTNFFVTPTGISLTNGVQNLFAIAQLNFSLPLLSRNFTAVPYNGQVRLNWTGVATDMSAYFEVQRNSNGKTDFEKIATIPVSAVGEAEYSFIDATPNKPESYYRIKITDENKKVTYTKTLKVNLGGTHFALDNLYPTVTTSQLNLLISSNRQKQSSVDIIDLLGRKVLSQNLNIGTGSQVYRLNVSRLAGGQYILQLKNGEETITGRFIKQ from the coding sequence ATGAAAAGAATTTTCACGGTTTTTATTTGTTTTTTTTCTATCCAGCTCCTGCAAGCCCAAACACTTAATGATTACCGCACAAGTAATGTTGGTTCTGTAACTGTAACCATGGAAGACATTTCCGGTTGGGAACGCTACAATGGAACCACCTGGGTAGCTGCAACAGTCACACCTGCAGCATTCAATTTTGCCAATGACAACGAAATTACAATTGAAACAGGCGATACCTGGAGCATGAATTCCAATGTCAACTTCACTTCGAATAATAATTATACGATTATTGTCAGAGGGGGTATTTTAAGTGGCGGGGGCGGGAGTCCTTTTGATTTTGACTATGGCTCAGGTTTATCGACTGTAAGAATTGAAAGAAGCACAAATCCGAGCTTTGGAAACTGGTTCGAGAACCATAATTTCAAAAACCTCGTCCTGGTAGGAAATGGCACGAATAATTTTACATTTGGAGGTACCGGCTTAACTATAGCCAACGCCCTGACAATTACAAATACTGATCTGTCGGTAACCGATTTCAACCTGAATACCAGTAACCTCACAATTACAGCTTCAGGAAATATAACCATCACTGACGACCAAACCTTAACCAATAGCACCCTCAATGTGACATTTTCTGGTAACAACCGTACTTTCAATATAGGAAATAGCAGTACGACCGATGCTTTTACTATGGCAGGTGCTACAGGAAGCACTTTAAATGTGGCCTTTTCAGGAACTGGCGGAGTAATGAATATCGTCAGTGATGATGTTGATATGACCAACAGTACAATTAACTTCACAGGAACTGGTGCAATATTAAATCAAACAGGGGATGCACCAGGTGCTGGTGCAGGAGCTGCTGAACTGAATATCGATAATAGTTCTATCAATTTAAACAGTCCGGGCCAGGACTTTAACGTACAAGGAAGTATTAATTTACAAAGTAACAGCAGTATTACATTGTTATCGGATGGTGGTGATTTGATCCTTAATGCAGGTACTGCTATTTTCAATGCAGGAACAGCCGGTTATATTCAACTTGGCCCAACCAGCGATGTATCCAGGCCCCAGAATCAAAACAGCACTTTTATATACCCCATTGGTTCGGCAGCCAACTACCTGCCTGTAACAGTAAATTCTGCAAATAGTGGCGGTACGAGAACATTTACTGTGGCTGTATTTGAAGGAGCAACTACAAATGCGCAACCCGGAGGACCTTTAACTTACAAGGCACCAATAGTTGACGCCATCTGGGATGTCCAGGTGAGTGGCGCGGCTGCTAAGCTAGTTCAACTCACCTTTGGCTGGGAAGCACCCTTGGAAGGATCGGTTTTCAACACACTTCCTGATGGACAACTTGGATTTGGAAGATATACAACGAGCTGGGCTGCTGCAGTAGCCGGTGCTGGAAACAATACAACTAATTTTTTTGTAACACCAACAGGAATATCACTTACAAATGGTGTTCAAAACTTATTTGCAATAGCACAATTAAACTTCTCCCTCCCGCTCCTTTCCCGCAATTTTACAGCAGTGCCTTATAACGGGCAGGTGCGATTAAACTGGACGGGGGTTGCTACAGATATGTCAGCTTATTTTGAAGTGCAACGAAATAGTAATGGCAAAACCGATTTTGAGAAAATTGCCACAATACCTGTCAGTGCGGTTGGTGAAGCCGAATACAGTTTCATAGATGCTACACCAAATAAACCGGAAAGTTATTACCGCATCAAGATCACTGATGAAAATAAAAAAGTGACCTACACAAAGACATTGAAGGTTAATCTGGGTGGCACGCATTTTGCCCTCGATAACCTGTATCCTACTGTAACAACGAGCCAGCTCAACCTGCTCATCAGCAGCAACCGGCAAAAACAAAGCAGTGTTGATATTATTGACCTGCTGGGAAGGAAAGTTTTATCTCAAAACCTGAATATCGGAACAGGCAGCCAGGTATACCGCCTGAATGTTAGCCGGTTAGCGGGCGGTCAGTACATCCTACAACTGAAGAATGGAGAGGAGACTATTACTGGCCGTTTCATTAAACAATAA